DNA from Mustela erminea isolate mMusErm1 chromosome 18, mMusErm1.Pri, whole genome shotgun sequence:
TCTGTGTCTCAGCAGCAGGGATGCAAGGGTGGCATTCAGATGCCATCATGAGGTGGCCTTGGTGGGGTGTCTGCACGCGGGACCCCACCCTGCAGTCCCAGGACAGTGGCACATGCGCCAGGAGCTCGAAGCAGGTCCCATACACGGACTCTGAACAGCCTCCCCGCAGGTCACCGGTGGCTTCTCATGGCCTCATGGGGAGGTGAGGCTCTGTCGCCTGAACCTGGGATGGATGGGCATGCCTGCTGCAGGCAGAACCTGAGCCTACTGCCCATGTGTGCCAGCACGCCTTCTGGGGTCTCCCCTTGCAGTCGGGGCGCGCCAGAGCACAAAGCGGTCTCCCTCGATCCTCACCACCACACAGAGGAGGCCGTCCGCCCACACGGCTGACATCCCGGCTCTGGCGCACTCCGTCCAATGACCACACCTCACCCGGCCACATCCTCACGGTAACCTACACCCACTCCTCCATGTCCAGGCTGAACCTGAGTCCCCTGAAGTGAAACCAGAGGCCTAGTGTCCTCAGACGCTGATGgatgcctctgcctctccctcactcctGTCTCATCTTTGCTGTGACTCCCTGTCATCTCTCCCAGGGCTACCAATCCCGCTGCTCGGAGATGCTGTCCAGGGAGGGGACCCTGGGACTGGGCTGGGGTCCGTGAGGATCCTTTGCCCCCAGACCTGTGTCTTCTgctgcccccactccccacctgaACCTCCGTCTGCACACACACGAGGAGCCTGCctctgggccaggggctgggagaacaCACCCATGTGTGATCTTGCCATCCAGGACAAGCGCACGGGCAGGTCCCTGTGGTAGTGCTGCGGGGACACAGCTTTaggctcagagagaggaggagtcgGGCCTCCAGGACGTGGTGACCAGCCAGGCTCACTACATATGTGTGCAAATCATCCTGGAGCCAAAGGCCTTTCAGACCCAGAGCCGCGGGAGCGAGAGCGTGTGGGCCAGAGACCCTGCGTATTCGAGGCTCCGGGGGTGCATCTGGAGCAAAGGGAGCAGCCGCCTCTTCCTCAACTCCACCCGCcatgctccctgcctcccacccagagGCCGGCAGGGccccaccactgagcagggagcagcaggggtCCCCAGCACCCGCTCCGGTCAGAGTCTGCAAGCTGTCCCCAGTAGCCGGGCCCACATTCACCTCCAATGACAGCACGGGGCCAGCAGCATGCAGGCAATCCCACCGCTTCCTGCCCCACCGTCCAGCCGTCTGGTAGCTGCAGGCCCTCCCTCCCTCGGTGACCTGCTGCCATCCTATTTCCTTCCGGCAGGCCCACATCGGCACAGCCTCTCTGGGTGTCCTGAGCACGGAACCATCGGCCGGGTCTGAGTGCGCCACTGCCTGTCAGCCGGGCCTACCCCTCTGTCCCAGCCCTTGGGGTGCCCATGGATCTCCTAGTGTAAGTGACACGTTACCTCCACTCTCCCATGCCAGTAAATTCCTCAAGAGACTAAACTGTACTTGTAAACATCTCCCCGCCTCAAAAGAATGCCATAacggaaaaagaagagaaaaaatctcCCCGCTTGTATGATTTCTGCTAGGGTGGGAACAATGCCAACCATGGCCGGTTCCGCCACGGGGTCCCATGGGAGGCTTACCACGCAGCTCATGAGAAGACTGGGCTTTTCTTCTGTCCCGTCCGTGACGGAGAACTCAGGCGTGTGCGGACAGTGTGCACCGTGCTCATTGATGCTGTCCTCTAAGCAGGCTCGAAGCTTTTGCTCCGTCAATCCTGGAGACTAGCAAATAAGCCAGTTAAGCTGCAACCTGACCCCACTCACCTCTGAGCCGACAACCTGAAAATTCCGACTCCTCAAGCCGCCCACTGGGATGGCTCTGCACAGCCTTCCAACGTGCTCACGCTCCTGGCTGCGCTAAACTCCGTGACCGCAGCAACCCTCTGGGTGACTGCCGCCCCCCACTCCTGCATCAGCAGCACCAAGAGGGCATGGGGTGCCACCTCCCCAGTCCCTCTGCCCCCCGCGGCTGCTGTGTCCTTCCCAGGAGCCAGCACCGTGGGGCCCAGACCTGTCACGCTGTGTTAAGCTTGCCATCATATGCGTTCCAGAACCcgacaaagagaatgaaaacaatgctttttccttttcttcaaaggTAAGGAATGGAATGGTTAGCAAACGCTCAAAAAGAGGGCTTGTTTAAAGAACAGGGAAAGCTGCTGAATCACATCAACGATAGGACAAACTCGAGTCCGCACTCCGCTCCGCGGTGCACTTTACAGAAGTGGAACCGGGAGGGCAGACCTGCCCCCTCGGGGTCAGACGGGCACGACTCGGCTCCCATCGGCAGAGCCCCGCCTGGGGCCTGGCCAGTACAGATGTGTCTGAAGCAGACCGCGAGATGCTCGCTGTCCCCATTCCCCGCTGCAAACTTTCAGCCATATCACGCCCAGTAAGAAGGTGCCTTCGTGTTTCGGGACCACTGAGGCCTATGTTCGAATCTAGTTGAGTCTTCAGTGGGAACTTCACACGAAGGCAGATACAAGTGTTTCCAGTTCTCCCTGTAAAGGTCTTGAGCACAGTGCGCTCACCAGCGGGGACCAAATGGCTGGGACAGCCACAGTGTGTGCCCATCCCCAGGCCAGCTCCATGGGTCCTGTGGGCCCCGTGGGCTCTGTGGCCGCTTCCCAGACACCTGTGTGAGCTGGCCAGGGCGCCAGGAGAAAATGCACTCCATCGGCTCCAGCGCCAGCAAAGGGCCTCCAGCAAGCGGACACATGTGGGAAGGAGGGACACGGGATGTGTGTGTGGAACACTCACGTGCGAGGAGAGGGACAGGCCACACGGACACGTGACCACGCCGCCTGACACTCTCAGGTTGAACCTGGAAGCAGAGCTGGCATCACAGCGCGCCGGGGCCAGCACCGCAGGACCCCCAGACCCTTGCAGACAGCCAGCCTGCGGGGGGACACGCTGTCCACCCATAATGCTAAAAGAGGTTTGGCATCTCTTACCTCACGCACACAGGACAGATGAGGGGGTTTGCCTCCCACTCAGCCAGCATGACACTGAGACAGCACTCGTCGAACTGCAGGCTCTTCTCGTACTCGCTGAGGAGGCGCTGTTCTGCGGGGCAAAGGGCAGCTGTAGcgcccttcctgcctcccatccCAGGCCTGTCCCATAGCCCAGCCTCACCCACACCAGACAGGGAGCCCCGCAGGACGCCGCCACCCGGCACAAATGTTCGCTGCTCTACCCGGCTTTGTCTTGCTGACTCCCGCCCCTCTCGCCTGTCCCGCATGTGCACGAGCATGACACGCGGCCCCAGAGGCATTGGGCTCGGGGGATCGCTGGAGAGCTCGGACCCTGCCTGGGCACGAAGAGCGGAGTTTAAAACAATCTGTTCCCCAACAACCATACGCCCAGTCTGTGCTGTTCACAGCCCGTGTTAGCTCGCGTGGCGAGCACACAACCACACCAAGGATGcggcaggaaggaggggcagcaGCGCCAGAAACGGGTCCATGCGCTACAGGTCTACGCAGTATCTACACGGCTGTGCCAGCCAACCCCAGCCCGCAGGCCACACCAGCCATCAGTCTTCTAAATCACATCCTGCTGGAACACAGCCGCGCCCATGAGGCCTGTGTCCATTTTCACGCCACAGCAGAAGGCGATCACACGGGATGCAGAGCCTGAGCACCAGGCCCAGGCACAAAGACTCATTCTGGGGAAGAGCCAAGACTTCAGGGTAAAAGCAGGGATTCCTGACACCCGCCTGGAGCTGGCCGCAGAGGACGGGGACAGTCAGGAAGGCATTCTGCTTTGAAAAGTGCTCAGTGCCAGTTTGCtagaggcaggtggagggaccCTGCCCGAGGTCACCTTGGTCAGCCAGCTCCTGCTGGATCTCCTCGAGCACAGCCAGGTCCAGCAGCTCCTCCAACTGCAAGAGAAAGCAGAGTCCCCTCAGCCAGCAAGTCCTGATGACACGGGCTCCAGAGGCTAGTGTGAAGAGCTCCAATGCCAAGGAGAAGCCCCTCCCGGTCCTTCCGTAGGAGGTGCCGCCCATGCGGCAATGGCATCCCGCTAgaaagccatcaaaaaatgatTAAACCACCCAGTAACAAGATAAGGGCCCTGCATTTGGGGGGAGATGCTAGAGGACAGCAGCTAAGTACTTGTTCTGCCAAAGCTCCGGAGCGGCTGGGGCCTTCCTAAGCCTGCCCGCCTCACTTGGGGCCTCTGCGAAGCAGGCACAGACCTGAAGGGCTCTTGTGACCATGAAGCAGGACTGTGTAGCCAGAAGTCTGGCCTGCACCAGGACACCCAGTAGGGCTCCCGATAACGCATCGCGACTACAGATGGCCCTGATGCTTCTGGAACAGCTGGCTGAGGTTTTCTCACATCGACCTCACGGTGCAGACCGCGCTCTCTTCTGCATGGGGTCAGGCTGGGACTCCGTGAAAGCAGAGCTCAGGGGCACAGGACAGGTAAGGACCCAGAGCAAAACCAGGGTTGGAATTCCAAAACCAGGGACGTCCAAGCCAGGGCTCTTCCTCGCACACAGTAAACGGTTTCCGATCCACCCCCAGCCGGCGACACTGGCCTAGGCGAGAGTCAGAAAGTTCCTGGATGCTCTCTTGCACAGAGAGGTTGCTAGCGCAGGTCTGCTAAGTCAGAATTTCCACCGGGGGAGCCCAGatgtctttgtttttagttttgtaggATGCCATGATACAGAATGTTGGCAAAGCCTGGTGTTTAGGAACCATGGACCTAGAAAAGTCTAACCTGAAAGACAGAAGAGTCTGGGTTCCAAGTAGC
Protein-coding regions in this window:
- the RPAIN gene encoding RPA-interacting protein isoform X3, translating into MAEAPGSGRRSRYKAVGSPQWKEAFRQGCLERMRNSRDRLLNRYRQAGGNMPRRAQNPLLVQEVMEEEWSALRARDSCPEALTQLEELLDLAVLEEIQQELADQEQRLLSEYEKSLQFDECCLSVMLAEWEANPLICPVCVRFNLRVSGGVVTCPCGLSLSSHSPGLTEQKLRACLEDSINEHGAHCPHTPEFSVTDGTEEKPSLLMSCVVQATEPHLPMRP
- the RPAIN gene encoding RPA-interacting protein isoform X2 → MAEAPGSGRRSRYKAVGSPQWKEAFRQGCLERMRNSRDRLLNRYRQAGGNMPRRAQNPLLVQEVMEEEWSALRARDSCPEALTQLEELLDLAVLEEIQQELADQEQRLLSEYEKSLQFDECCLSVMLAEWEANPLICPVCVRFNLRVSGGVVTCPCGLSLSSHSPGLTEQKLRACLEDSINEHGAHCPHTPEFSVTDGTEEKPSLLMSCVGTQVQPGHGGVGVGYREDVAG
- the RPAIN gene encoding RPA-interacting protein isoform X1; the encoded protein is MAEAPGSGRRSRYKAVGSPQWKEAFRQGCLERMRNSRDRLLNRYRQAGGNMPRRAQNPLLVQEVMEEEWSALRARDSCPEALTQLEELLDLAVLEEIQQELADQEQRLLSEYEKSLQFDECCLSVMLAEWEANPLICPVCVRFNLRVSGGVVTCPCGLSLSSHSPGLTEQKLRACLEDSINEHGAHCPHTPEFSVTDGTEEKPSLLMSCVDTQRGCADVGLPEGNRMAAGHRGREGLQLPDGWTVGQEAVGLPACCWPRAVIGGECGPGYWGQLADSDRSGCWGPLLLPAQWWGPAGLWVGGREHGGWS
- the RPAIN gene encoding RPA-interacting protein isoform X4 is translated as MAEAPGSGRRSRYKAVGSPQWKEAFRQGCLERMRNSRDRLLNRYRQAGGNMPRRAQNPLLVQEVMEEEWSALRARDSCPEALTQLEELLDLAVLEEIQQELADQEQRLLSEYEKSLQFDECCLSVMLAEWEANPLICPVCVRFNLRVSGGVVTCPCGLSLSSHSPGLTEQKLRACLEDSINEHGAHCPHTPEFSVTDGTEEKPSLLMSCVACDTWAVIL